A single Plasmodium yoelii strain 17X genome assembly, chromosome: 10 DNA region contains:
- a CDS encoding PIR protein: protein MDKNLCEKFKNVWTNFNEKLIGGNYKINDDGDFKQYCSGQNCVNELEKINAGCLYLFDAFFGNSSSRTNHSSINVVDYIMIWLIYMLSLKGNETKDSLQHFYKTNINNQEKYTNSIKSVEGCNNYKDLILKNHDLTNRDMDNNIISELYDAFKLLCKMYTGFDESTSNCTNCLQYAKEFFEKYEKLNKESNIINNGSFNQILSTLSTDYNKLKDKCSDSSSFPLIELKQISALKSGETSSSSSIANKLFIVLSIFGAIAIFLGISYKYSLFGFRKRVQKHLRKKLKK from the exons ATGGATAAAAAtttg TGTGAAAAGTTCAAGAATGTATGGACGAATTTTAACGAGAAATTGATTGGgggaaattataaaattaatgatgATGGAGATTTCAAACAGTATTGTAGTGGTCAAAATTGTGTTAATGAGctcgaaaaaattaatgctggatgtttatatttgtttgatgCATTCTTTGGGAATTCTTCTTCGCGTACGAATCATAGTAGCATCAATGTTGTTGAttacattatgatatggttaatttatatgttaagcCTAAAGGGGAATGAAACAAAAGACAGTCtacaacatttttataaaacaaatataaataatcaaGAAAAGTATACAAATTCTATAAAGAGTGTTGAAGGTTGTAATAattataaggatcttataCTTAAAAACCATGATTTGACGAATAGGGATAtggataataatattatatctgaattatatgatgcatttaaattattatgtaaaatGTATACTGGATTTGATGAAAGCACATCAAATTGCACAAACTGTCTGCAATATGCTAaagaattttttgaaaaatatgaaaaacttaATAAAGAATcgaatattattaataatggtTCATTTAACCAAATATTGTCTACtttatcaactgattataataaattaaaagataaGTGTAGCGATAGTTCATCCTTTCCATTGATAgaattaaaacaaatttcTGCACTAAAATCTGGAGAaacatcatcaagttcgtcgatagcaaacaaattatttatagttttatcgatatttggtgcaatagcgatttttttaggaatttcttataag tattcgttatttggatttcggaaaagagttcaaaaacatttaagaaaaaagctaaaaaaataa